A DNA window from Fibrobacter sp. UWB4 contains the following coding sequences:
- a CDS encoding TIGR02147 family protein, with protein sequence MKDVLKYTNYHQYIADYYAEKKAKSAFTWQTFTRAAGFSSPVFLKYVSEGRSNLGEETARQVANAMGLVGYEQDYFVEMVKFGHAKTDEEKKSIFNRMLAIADIHKVRVVEGESFRFFEDWKNPVLRELAPAMPGAKPLAMAHACRPEVSAAEVSETLNFLVKANLLQKDKDGNYTQTDKIVTSGPMNFAPLALRGLQRQMGEIALGAIENVPQDERHFSGLTLGITREAYKKIVQEIADFQKRVIAIATSESATDEVYRLNVQLFPMTKKSVNKG encoded by the coding sequence ATGAAGGATGTACTTAAGTACACGAATTATCACCAGTATATTGCGGATTACTATGCCGAGAAAAAGGCAAAATCTGCGTTTACTTGGCAGACTTTTACGCGGGCGGCCGGGTTTTCGTCGCCTGTGTTCCTGAAATACGTGAGCGAAGGCCGCTCGAATCTGGGCGAAGAGACGGCGCGCCAGGTCGCGAATGCAATGGGTCTTGTTGGTTATGAACAAGATTATTTTGTCGAAATGGTCAAGTTTGGTCATGCGAAAACGGACGAAGAGAAGAAATCTATTTTCAATAGAATGCTTGCGATTGCCGACATCCACAAAGTGAGGGTTGTTGAAGGCGAGTCGTTCCGCTTTTTTGAAGACTGGAAAAATCCGGTGCTCCGTGAACTTGCCCCGGCAATGCCTGGAGCAAAGCCTTTGGCGATGGCGCATGCTTGCCGCCCCGAAGTTTCGGCGGCCGAAGTCTCTGAAACGCTGAATTTTTTGGTCAAAGCGAATTTGCTCCAGAAGGACAAGGACGGGAATTACACCCAGACGGATAAAATCGTGACGAGCGGGCCGATGAATTTTGCTCCGCTCGCGCTTCGCGGGCTGCAGCGCCAAATGGGCGAGATCGCGCTTGGCGCGATTGAAAATGTCCCGCAGGATGAACGACATTTCTCGGGGCTTACGCTTGGCATCACCCGCGAAGCGTATAAAAAAATCGTGCAGGAAATTGCCGATTTTCAAAAGCGCGTCATTGCGATTGCAACGAGCGAATCTGCAACAGACGAGGTCTATCGTTTGAACGTGCAGCTCTTCCCGATGACAAAAAAGAGTGTTAATAAAGGCTAG